A genomic window from Qipengyuania oceanensis includes:
- a CDS encoding PilZ domain-containing protein has protein sequence MRTRQQPRKAIDTTGHCRTMRGMEWDVRLADISQGGCRICEPRGALQSGETIRLFIAGSGPHRARVMWRDGQDVGVHFERPLTPALLEQIHAGKVETPSQDAMAGAGQGFGRRTGLGPLRPV, from the coding sequence ATGAGAACCCGCCAGCAGCCTCGCAAAGCCATCGATACCACCGGCCATTGCCGAACCATGCGCGGCATGGAGTGGGACGTACGGCTGGCCGATATCTCGCAGGGCGGCTGCCGGATCTGCGAACCGCGCGGCGCCTTGCAAAGCGGCGAGACGATCAGGCTGTTCATCGCCGGATCCGGCCCGCACCGCGCACGCGTGATGTGGCGCGACGGCCAGGATGTCGGCGTCCATTTCGAACGCCCGCTGACGCCCGCGCTGCTCGAACAGATCCACGCAGGCAAGGTCGAGACGCCGTCGCAGGATGCCATGGCGGGCGCCGGTCAGGGTTTCGGCCGGCGAACGGGCCTCGGCCCGCTCCGCCCGGTCTGA
- the nadB gene encoding L-aspartate oxidase, with the protein MTTPHDVLVIGSGAAGLTAALALAERRKVLVLAKGSLTGGSTAWAQGGIAAVLDAGDTFENHIRDTMIAGAGLNDLETVEFVIENAPESIDRLIELGVPFNRESGDLHLTREGGHSHRRIVHVDDATGWAVQEALLKAAEASPNITLLPGRSCIDFITGRNAEKYSGNGRVWGVYALDEASGKVEAHVARATVLAAGGAGRVYLFSTAPRGATGDGIAMAWRAGCRVSNMEMMQFHPTCLYNLDVKNFLITEAVRGEGGRLFNPVTGERYMEKYDPERMELAPRDIVARANDDQIKRYGLDYVHLDISHQPADFVRGHFPTIYEKLMGLGIDMTKEPIPVVPAQHYTCGGVKVGLDARTDLPGLWAAGECTESGLHGANRLASNSLLECFVFGEAAAKDILECWDDLDDPPAIKEWDESRVTDSDEEVVIKQNWTEIRRFMWNYVGIVRTTKRLERAAHRIDTLGREIDDYYGSFRVTTDLIELRNLHQAADLIVQSALKRHESRGLHFTLDYPETDPVARDTVLVP; encoded by the coding sequence ATGACCACGCCCCACGACGTCCTTGTCATCGGGTCCGGCGCCGCCGGGCTCACAGCTGCCCTCGCGCTTGCCGAACGGCGCAAGGTGCTGGTGCTCGCCAAGGGTTCGCTGACCGGCGGTTCGACCGCATGGGCGCAAGGGGGCATCGCCGCCGTGCTCGACGCGGGCGACACCTTCGAGAACCACATCCGCGACACGATGATCGCCGGCGCGGGACTGAACGATCTCGAAACGGTCGAATTCGTGATCGAGAACGCGCCGGAAAGCATCGACCGGCTGATCGAGCTCGGCGTGCCGTTCAACCGGGAAAGCGGCGACCTCCACCTCACGCGCGAAGGCGGACATAGCCACCGCCGCATCGTCCATGTCGACGATGCGACCGGCTGGGCGGTGCAGGAAGCCCTGCTCAAGGCCGCCGAGGCGAGCCCCAACATCACCCTGCTGCCGGGGCGCAGCTGCATCGATTTCATCACCGGCCGCAACGCCGAGAAATATTCGGGCAATGGCCGGGTGTGGGGCGTCTATGCGCTCGACGAGGCGAGCGGCAAGGTCGAGGCGCATGTCGCACGCGCGACGGTGCTCGCTGCCGGCGGCGCGGGCCGCGTCTACCTGTTCTCGACCGCGCCGCGCGGTGCGACGGGCGACGGGATCGCGATGGCCTGGCGCGCAGGCTGCCGCGTGTCGAACATGGAGATGATGCAGTTCCACCCGACCTGCCTCTACAATCTCGACGTCAAGAACTTCCTCATCACCGAGGCGGTGCGCGGCGAGGGCGGGCGGCTTTTCAACCCGGTCACGGGCGAGCGCTACATGGAGAAATACGATCCGGAGCGCATGGAGCTGGCTCCGCGCGATATCGTGGCGCGCGCCAACGACGACCAGATCAAGCGTTACGGCCTCGACTACGTCCATCTCGACATCAGCCACCAGCCCGCCGACTTCGTGCGGGGGCATTTTCCGACCATCTACGAGAAGCTGATGGGCCTCGGCATCGACATGACCAAGGAACCGATCCCGGTCGTGCCCGCGCAGCATTACACCTGTGGCGGAGTCAAGGTCGGGCTTGACGCGCGGACCGACCTGCCGGGCCTGTGGGCGGCGGGCGAATGCACCGAAAGCGGGCTGCACGGCGCCAATCGCCTCGCGTCCAATTCCCTCCTCGAATGCTTCGTCTTCGGCGAGGCGGCGGCAAAGGACATCCTCGAATGCTGGGACGATCTCGACGATCCGCCAGCGATCAAGGAATGGGATGAGAGCCGCGTGACCGACTCCGACGAGGAAGTCGTCATCAAGCAGAACTGGACGGAGATCCGCCGCTTCATGTGGAACTACGTCGGGATCGTGCGCACGACCAAGCGGCTCGAACGCGCGGCGCACCGGATCGACACGCTGGGGCGGGAGATTGACGATTATTACGGCTCGTTCCGGGTCACGACCGATCTGATCGAGCTGCGCAATCTGCACCAGGCGGCCGACCTGATCGTGCAATCGGCCCTCAAGCGGCATGAAAGCCGCGGGCTGCACTTCACGCTCGATTATCCGGAAACCGATCCGGTGGCGCGCGACACGGTGCTGGTGCCTTGA
- a CDS encoding MipA/OmpV family protein: protein MNKLACLALIAPLALAAPAFAQGGPPPGVAGPAGAGGPPPARPEGWSVTVGIAPILSPAWQGSDEMSLSVFPDIRLDNGDGLTASVPDGIVWSALDADGWRAGPVVRYRFGRDEDDGGSPFLITGGSDALLGLGDIDGSIEAGGFVEKRFGARGEWEVGARVLRGFGGHEGVVADLSLDRRFRSGRTMAAFGPRLTLASKGYMQPYFGIDAVQSANSGLAEYDAGGGVLSWGAGGSVVHPFDRNTAVTLFTSLERLGKEATDSPLVRERGQRTQFTLGLGFGYRFGL, encoded by the coding sequence ATGAACAAACTCGCATGCCTTGCCCTGATCGCCCCGCTCGCCCTTGCCGCGCCCGCTTTCGCGCAAGGCGGTCCGCCGCCCGGAGTGGCCGGGCCTGCGGGAGCCGGCGGGCCGCCGCCCGCCCGGCCCGAAGGCTGGTCGGTCACGGTCGGCATCGCGCCGATCCTGAGCCCTGCATGGCAAGGCTCGGACGAGATGTCGCTGTCGGTCTTCCCGGACATCCGGCTCGACAATGGTGACGGCCTGACCGCTTCCGTCCCCGATGGCATCGTCTGGAGCGCGCTGGATGCCGACGGCTGGCGCGCCGGCCCGGTGGTGCGATACCGCTTCGGCCGCGACGAGGACGACGGCGGCTCGCCCTTCCTGATCACCGGCGGCAGCGACGCGCTGCTCGGCCTCGGCGACATAGACGGCTCGATCGAGGCCGGCGGCTTCGTCGAGAAACGCTTCGGCGCGCGCGGCGAATGGGAAGTCGGCGCACGCGTGCTGCGCGGCTTCGGAGGGCACGAGGGCGTGGTCGCGGATCTCTCGCTCGACCGGCGCTTTCGCAGCGGACGCACGATGGCCGCATTCGGCCCGCGGCTGACGCTTGCGAGCAAGGGCTATATGCAGCCCTACTTCGGGATCGATGCCGTGCAGTCGGCGAACAGCGGGCTGGCCGAGTACGATGCGGGTGGCGGCGTGCTGTCCTGGGGCGCGGGCGGCTCGGTCGTCCATCCCTTCGATCGCAATACCGCTGTGACGTTGTTCACCAGCCTGGAGCGGCTGGGCAAGGAGGCGACGGACTCGCCGCTGGTACGCGAGCGCGGCCAGCGCACGCAGTTCACGCTGGGCCTGGGCTTCGGCTACCGCTTCGGATTGTAG
- a CDS encoding flavin-containing monooxygenase — MEKPQEIDAIIVGAGFAGLYMLHKLRGLGFSAKVIEAASDVGGTWFHNRYPGARCDIESFEYSFSFDEDLQQEWEWSERYATQPEILRYAQHVAERFDLRRDIRFDTRIESAFWNEGESRWDVATSDGARFSAQYFITGVGCLSTFNRPDIRGLDDFAGETYATGHWPHEGVDFKGKKVAVLGTGSSAIQSTPIIAQQAETLTIFQRTPNYVVPAQNHPNDPEFIAGLKARYAEFRKAERESLLGAARILPQTRKFVWDIPEDEFQAEMEERWQMGGLVGFMISHLDSGTDIKANERVAEFVRAKIRERVDDPETAELLTPRSYPITTKRLCVDIGYYEMFNRDNVELVDLNATPIERIEPGGVRTSGAFYEADILVLATGFDAMTGALVRIDIRGKGGEKLRDKWVDGPHTHIGLMSVGFPNMFMITGPQSPSVGSNMIVSIEQHVEWIADAMVHLRERGATTFEPLADSEKVWGEHVDELFNMSLHPQADTWYLGANVPGKPRVFTVYLGGGQCLSQHMRRDRREGLSRLRDRRRRQAERCRFREPRRAADARGVVTGHGRLNSRQIGYYNPKR; from the coding sequence ATGGAGAAGCCGCAGGAAATCGACGCAATCATTGTCGGGGCGGGATTTGCCGGCCTGTACATGCTGCACAAGCTTCGCGGCCTGGGCTTCTCCGCGAAAGTCATCGAAGCGGCGAGCGACGTGGGCGGGACGTGGTTCCATAACCGGTATCCAGGCGCGCGCTGCGATATCGAGAGTTTCGAGTATTCCTTCTCGTTCGACGAAGATTTGCAGCAGGAGTGGGAATGGTCCGAGCGCTACGCCACCCAGCCCGAAATCCTGCGGTATGCCCAGCACGTAGCCGAGCGGTTCGACCTGCGCCGCGATATCCGGTTCGACACCCGGATCGAGAGCGCTTTCTGGAACGAGGGCGAAAGTCGCTGGGACGTTGCCACGAGCGACGGTGCGCGCTTTTCTGCGCAGTATTTCATTACTGGCGTCGGCTGCCTTTCTACATTCAATCGGCCGGATATTCGCGGCCTCGATGATTTCGCGGGGGAAACCTACGCGACAGGACATTGGCCGCACGAAGGCGTCGATTTCAAAGGCAAGAAAGTCGCCGTGCTGGGAACCGGATCGAGTGCGATCCAGTCGACCCCGATCATCGCCCAGCAAGCCGAGACCCTCACGATATTCCAGCGCACGCCCAACTATGTCGTGCCGGCGCAGAACCATCCCAATGACCCCGAGTTCATTGCCGGCCTCAAGGCTCGCTACGCAGAGTTTCGCAAGGCCGAACGGGAGTCGCTGCTCGGTGCGGCGCGCATATTGCCGCAGACGCGCAAGTTCGTGTGGGACATCCCCGAGGACGAGTTCCAGGCCGAGATGGAAGAGCGCTGGCAGATGGGCGGGCTGGTGGGCTTCATGATTTCCCACCTCGATTCGGGAACCGACATCAAGGCCAACGAGCGTGTGGCGGAGTTCGTCCGGGCCAAGATCCGGGAAAGGGTCGATGATCCGGAAACTGCCGAGTTGCTGACGCCGCGCAGCTATCCGATCACGACCAAGCGACTATGCGTCGACATCGGTTATTACGAGATGTTCAACCGCGACAATGTCGAGCTGGTCGACCTCAATGCCACGCCGATCGAGCGGATCGAACCGGGCGGCGTACGCACTTCGGGCGCGTTCTACGAAGCCGACATACTGGTGCTGGCAACGGGCTTCGACGCCATGACCGGCGCGCTGGTACGGATCGACATACGCGGGAAGGGCGGCGAGAAGCTCAGGGACAAATGGGTGGACGGTCCGCATACGCATATCGGTCTGATGAGTGTCGGTTTCCCCAACATGTTCATGATCACCGGTCCGCAAAGCCCTTCGGTCGGCTCCAACATGATCGTCTCGATCGAACAGCACGTCGAGTGGATCGCCGATGCAATGGTCCACTTGCGGGAACGGGGAGCGACCACGTTCGAGCCTCTGGCAGACTCCGAAAAGGTCTGGGGCGAACATGTGGACGAGCTCTTCAACATGTCGCTGCATCCGCAGGCCGACACCTGGTATCTGGGCGCCAACGTGCCCGGCAAGCCGCGTGTGTTCACGGTCTATCTCGGGGGGGGTCAATGCTTATCGCAACATATGCGACGAGATCGCCGAGAGGGGCTATCCCGGCTTCGCGATCGACGGCGAAGGCAAGCGGAACGATGTCGATTTCGCGAACCACGTCGAGCGGCTGATGCCCGAGGAGTTGTCACAGGGCATGGCCGCCTGAACTCGCGCCAAATTGGCTACTACAATCCGAAGCGGTAG
- a CDS encoding ribonucleoside-diphosphate reductase subunit alpha: MDFRTGDEAAMGLEEDVIGDNAELDTTARDDKAVSMDKSDLGSEELVSDKANAALAEAVAAAAVANAEKADSKKILDRRFDIVTDAERDALLTEFGKETLIDRYLLPGETFQDLFARVADCYADDQEHAQRLYDYISSLWFMPATPVLSNGGTNRGLPISCYLNSVEDSLEGIVGTWNENVWLASKGGGIGTYWGQVRGIGEPVGLNGKTSGIIPFVRVMDSLTLAISQGSLRRGSAACYIDISHPEIEEFLEIRKPSGDFNRKALNLHHGVLVTDEFMEAVRAGDSFDLKSPRDGSVRGSVDARSLFQKLVETRLATGEPYIVFNDTVNRMMPKHHRELGLKVSTSNLCSEITLPTGRDHLGNDRTAVCCLSSLNLEKWDEWSGDKTFIEDVMRFLDNVLQDYIDRAPEEMARAKYSAMRERSVGLGVMGFHSFLQAKNLPLESAMAKVWNLKMFKHIQSKASEASMLLAQERGACPDAEEMGVMERFSCKMAIAPTASISIICGGTSACIEPIPANIYTHKTLSGSFVVKNPYLEKLLREKSKDSTNVWNSILEKGGSVQHLDFLTPEEKATFKTSFEIDQRYLLEFAADRAPYIDQAQSLNLFIPADVDKWDLMMLHFQAWEKGIKSLYYLRSKSVQRAGFAGGVEADNTKDATKFELAAAAGQETDYEECLSCQ, translated from the coding sequence ATGGATTTCAGGACCGGGGACGAAGCGGCAATGGGGCTCGAAGAGGACGTGATCGGCGACAACGCCGAGCTCGATACGACCGCGCGTGATGACAAGGCTGTGAGCATGGACAAGAGCGATCTCGGAAGCGAGGAACTGGTCAGCGACAAGGCGAATGCCGCGCTGGCCGAAGCGGTCGCGGCCGCGGCTGTGGCCAATGCGGAAAAGGCCGACAGCAAGAAGATCCTCGACCGCCGGTTTGACATCGTCACCGATGCGGAGCGCGACGCGCTGCTGACCGAATTCGGCAAGGAAACGCTGATCGACCGCTACCTGCTGCCCGGCGAGACGTTCCAGGATCTCTTCGCCCGCGTGGCCGACTGCTATGCCGACGATCAGGAGCACGCCCAGCGGCTCTACGATTACATCTCGAGCCTGTGGTTCATGCCGGCAACGCCCGTGCTTTCGAACGGCGGCACCAACCGCGGCCTGCCGATCAGCTGCTATCTCAACAGCGTCGAGGACAGCCTCGAAGGGATCGTCGGCACGTGGAACGAGAACGTGTGGCTCGCGTCCAAGGGCGGCGGCATCGGCACCTACTGGGGCCAGGTTCGCGGCATCGGCGAGCCGGTCGGCCTCAACGGCAAGACCAGCGGCATCATCCCGTTCGTACGGGTGATGGATTCGCTCACCCTCGCCATCTCGCAGGGCTCGCTGCGGCGCGGCTCGGCAGCCTGCTACATCGACATCTCGCACCCGGAGATCGAGGAATTCCTCGAGATCCGCAAACCCTCGGGCGACTTCAACCGCAAGGCGCTGAACCTGCACCACGGCGTGCTCGTCACCGACGAGTTCATGGAAGCGGTCCGCGCGGGCGACAGTTTCGACCTGAAATCGCCGCGCGATGGTTCGGTCCGCGGGTCGGTCGATGCGCGCTCGCTGTTCCAGAAGCTGGTCGAAACCCGGCTGGCGACTGGCGAGCCCTATATCGTCTTCAACGACACCGTGAACCGGATGATGCCCAAGCATCACCGCGAGCTCGGACTCAAGGTTTCGACCTCCAACCTGTGTTCGGAAATCACCCTGCCGACGGGCCGCGACCACCTGGGCAACGATCGCACGGCGGTCTGCTGCCTCAGCTCGCTCAACCTCGAGAAGTGGGACGAATGGTCGGGCGACAAGACCTTCATCGAGGACGTGATGCGCTTCCTCGACAACGTCCTGCAGGATTACATCGACCGGGCACCCGAAGAAATGGCGCGCGCGAAGTATTCGGCCATGCGCGAACGCTCGGTCGGCCTCGGCGTGATGGGCTTCCACTCCTTCCTGCAGGCCAAGAACCTGCCGCTCGAAAGCGCGATGGCGAAGGTCTGGAACCTGAAGATGTTCAAGCACATCCAGTCGAAGGCTTCGGAAGCCTCGATGCTGCTGGCGCAGGAACGCGGAGCCTGCCCGGATGCCGAAGAGATGGGCGTGATGGAACGCTTCAGCTGCAAGATGGCGATCGCGCCGACCGCGTCGATCTCGATCATCTGCGGCGGGACCAGCGCCTGCATCGAGCCGATCCCGGCGAACATCTATACCCATAAGACGCTGTCGGGCAGCTTCGTGGTCAAGAACCCGTATCTCGAAAAGCTGCTGCGCGAAAAGAGCAAGGATTCGACGAATGTCTGGAACTCGATCCTGGAGAAGGGCGGTTCGGTCCAGCACCTCGACTTCCTGACGCCGGAAGAGAAGGCGACCTTCAAGACCAGCTTCGAGATCGACCAGCGTTACCTGCTCGAGTTCGCGGCCGATCGCGCGCCCTACATCGACCAGGCCCAGTCGCTGAACCTGTTCATCCCGGCCGACGTCGACAAGTGGGACCTGATGATGCTGCATTTCCAGGCGTGGGAGAAGGGCATCAAGTCGCTCTACTACCTGCGGTCGAAGAGCGTGCAGCGCGCAGGCTTCGCGGGCGGCGTGGAAGCGGACAACACCAAGGACGCGACCAAGTTCGAACTCGCCGCGGCGGCCGGCCAGGAAACCGACTACGAGGAATGCCTGAGCTGCCAGTAG
- a CDS encoding alpha/beta fold hydrolase, which yields MPETKANGITIHYEDRGDTNAPPILLIMGFGAQMTLWPDELVDALVERGFRVIRYDNRDIGLSHKFDGVKAPGMVKLTIMRKLGFSPKVPYTIGDMADDGAGLLEALDIDRAHIVGGSMGGMIAQRFAERHADKTITLTSVFSTTGNSKLKPAKKEAMQVLVQRPASLEEDVLVEHGIKVARTIGSPGYQAPEDRLRERTRAAVQRSVYPEGPLRQMAAIISDGDRTRMLQQLDVPTLVLHGEDDPLIPVEHGHATAAAIPGAKIKTIPGWGHDLPLELVDELAEAIAEHAKSAGG from the coding sequence ATGCCCGAAACAAAAGCCAACGGCATCACCATCCATTACGAGGATCGCGGCGACACGAATGCGCCCCCGATCTTGCTGATCATGGGCTTCGGCGCGCAGATGACCCTGTGGCCGGACGAACTGGTCGACGCGCTGGTCGAACGCGGCTTCCGCGTGATCCGCTACGACAACCGCGACATCGGCCTGAGCCACAAGTTCGACGGGGTGAAGGCGCCGGGCATGGTCAAGCTCACGATCATGCGCAAGCTCGGCTTCAGTCCCAAGGTGCCCTATACGATCGGCGACATGGCCGACGACGGGGCCGGCCTGCTCGAGGCGCTGGACATCGACAGGGCGCATATCGTCGGCGGCTCGATGGGCGGCATGATCGCGCAACGCTTTGCCGAGCGGCACGCGGACAAGACCATCACGCTGACATCCGTCTTCTCGACCACCGGCAACAGCAAGCTGAAGCCGGCGAAGAAGGAGGCGATGCAGGTGCTGGTCCAGCGCCCGGCGAGCCTGGAAGAAGACGTGCTGGTCGAACACGGCATCAAGGTTGCGCGCACGATCGGCAGCCCGGGCTACCAGGCGCCCGAAGACCGCCTGCGCGAGCGGACCCGTGCCGCGGTGCAGCGCAGCGTCTACCCCGAGGGGCCGCTGCGGCAGATGGCCGCGATCATCTCCGATGGCGACCGCACCCGGATGCTCCAGCAGCTCGATGTGCCGACGCTGGTGCTGCATGGCGAGGACGATCCGCTGATCCCCGTCGAGCACGGCCATGCGACGGCAGCGGCGATTCCCGGCGCGAAGATCAAGACCATTCCGGGCTGGGGACACGACTTGCCGCTGGAACTGGTCGACGAGCTGGCCGAGGCGATCGCCGAACATGCGAAATCGGCTGGCGGCTGA
- a CDS encoding ABC transporter ATP-binding protein, with protein sequence MSDTPPAIAIRNLQKRYAPAGEGEGTLALRGVTFDVPEGGIFGLLGPNGAGKSTLINILAGLVTKTGGEAEIWGFDIDRNPRNAKRAIGIVPQEIVFDPFFTPFEVLENQAGFYGIAKELRKSQELLEAVRLADKRDAYARTLSGGMKRRLLVAKAMVHSPPILVLDEPTAGVDVELRRQLWELVMRLHDEGVTVVLTTHYLEEAEQLCDRIAIIDKGQLIANKPTRELVEMAREKIVRVTLDRDVVAAPANDAFAKSEKLDERTIEITYDKDRMSAGQVLSVIQEQGFTIEDVTTREADLEDVFVQLTGAA encoded by the coding sequence ATGTCCGACACACCTCCCGCCATCGCCATCCGCAACCTCCAGAAACGCTACGCTCCCGCCGGCGAGGGCGAGGGCACGCTGGCGCTCAGGGGCGTCACCTTCGACGTGCCGGAAGGCGGCATCTTCGGCCTGCTCGGCCCCAACGGCGCAGGCAAGTCGACGCTGATCAACATCCTTGCCGGGCTGGTCACCAAGACCGGCGGCGAGGCGGAGATCTGGGGCTTCGACATCGATCGCAATCCGCGCAATGCGAAGCGGGCGATCGGCATCGTGCCGCAGGAAATCGTGTTCGATCCGTTCTTCACGCCGTTCGAGGTGCTGGAGAACCAGGCGGGCTTTTACGGCATCGCGAAGGAATTGCGGAAATCGCAGGAGCTTCTCGAGGCGGTTCGCCTAGCCGACAAGCGCGATGCCTATGCACGCACGCTGTCGGGCGGCATGAAACGCCGGCTGCTGGTGGCCAAGGCGATGGTTCACTCGCCGCCGATCCTGGTGCTCGACGAGCCGACCGCCGGGGTCGATGTCGAACTGCGGCGCCAGTTGTGGGAGCTGGTGATGCGGCTCCACGACGAAGGCGTGACGGTGGTGCTGACGACGCACTATCTCGAGGAGGCCGAGCAGCTGTGCGACCGGATCGCGATCATCGACAAGGGCCAGCTCATCGCGAACAAGCCGACGCGCGAGCTGGTGGAGATGGCGCGCGAGAAGATCGTGCGGGTCACTCTCGACCGCGACGTCGTGGCAGCGCCCGCGAACGACGCCTTCGCCAAGAGCGAGAAGCTCGACGAGCGGACGATAGAGATCACCTATGACAAGGACCGGATGAGCGCAGGCCAGGTGCTTTCGGTGATCCAGGAGCAAGGCTTTACCATCGAGGACGTGACCACCCGCGAAGCCGACCTGGAGGATGTCTTCGTCCAGCTGACCGGCGCGGCGTGA
- a CDS encoding methyltransferase domain-containing protein, which yields MSALYDEIGVDYADLRKPDDRIARRIDAALGPARTVLNVGAGAGSYEPTDRDVTALEPSAEMIAQRPSGAAPVVQGAAESLPFADDSFDAVMAVLTIHHWADQAKGLAEMRRVARQRVVLLTFDPAHRGIWLLDYVPALAELDAAQMPPLDFYREHLGRDVVIETLAVPRDCTDGFLYAYWARPQAYLDPRLRKGSSSFWKLSGLDEGFARLEADLASGAWREKYGRLLERPDYDAGYRLVIAPAG from the coding sequence GTGAGCGCCCTCTACGACGAGATCGGCGTCGATTACGCCGATCTCAGGAAGCCCGATGACAGGATCGCCCGGCGGATCGACGCGGCCCTCGGCCCTGCGCGCACCGTGCTCAATGTCGGCGCGGGCGCGGGCTCCTACGAACCGACCGATCGTGACGTCACCGCGCTGGAGCCGTCGGCGGAAATGATCGCGCAGCGCCCGTCCGGCGCCGCGCCCGTCGTCCAAGGGGCGGCCGAGAGCCTGCCCTTCGCGGACGACAGCTTCGATGCGGTCATGGCCGTGCTGACGATCCACCACTGGGCCGACCAGGCGAAGGGCCTCGCGGAGATGCGGCGCGTAGCGCGCCAGCGCGTGGTGCTGCTCACTTTCGATCCGGCCCATCGCGGCATCTGGCTGCTGGATTACGTCCCGGCGCTGGCCGAACTCGATGCCGCGCAGATGCCGCCGCTCGATTTCTATCGCGAGCACCTGGGCAGGGACGTCGTGATCGAAACGCTCGCCGTTCCGCGCGACTGCACCGACGGGTTTCTCTATGCCTACTGGGCGCGTCCGCAGGCCTATCTCGACCCGCGCCTCAGGAAGGGAAGCTCGTCCTTCTGGAAACTGTCCGGCCTCGACGAGGGATTCGCCCGTCTCGAGGCCGACCTTGCCAGTGGTGCCTGGCGCGAGAAATACGGCCGTCTTCTGGAGCGACCGGATTACGATGCGGGCTACCGGCTGGTCATCGCTCCGGCGGGCTGA